The following proteins are co-located in the Manihot esculenta cultivar AM560-2 chromosome 9, M.esculenta_v8, whole genome shotgun sequence genome:
- the LOC110623309 gene encoding F-box protein At3g07870: MSGNFPGEIMQEILLKLPIKSIVRFTSVCKSWNSLIRNPSFISTHLNQTISSTKHSLFLLRFSYKEEHFSLHFDDDEFKEFMQLDNYPLKGIDKYFSLIGSCNGLTCLADCLYPQSNAFILWNPSISKFKTLPKPNVSFETHGEYNANIGFGFDSCANDYKVLRIVELANDDEPVIELYSLAADYWKILNTEVLKYGIVTSCSQAFVNGVVHFIAYHRNKHGRTCKFWVLGFDISREVFREIILPESFAEEIRSVLVFKESTIALFTTSYYYPVKFHLWVMRKYGVAGSWIKLLSLGNQLKAIPRAFGFRKSGELVLQFHGGELASYDGESQQMKSLRIHQKPGNYFFYSYVQSLVLFDKANYEQ, encoded by the coding sequence ATGTCAGGCAATTTCCCAGGAGAAATCATGCAAGAAATTCTTCTTAAACTGCCTATTAAATCTATAGTACGATTCACTTCTGTGTGCAAGTCTTGGAACTCTCTCATCAGAAATCCTTCCTTCATTTCCACTCATCTAAATCAAACCATTTCTTCAACCAAACATTCTTTGTTTCTCCTTAGATTCTCTTACAAAGAAGAGCATTTCTCCCTCCATTTCGATGACGACGAATTTAAGGAGTTCATGCAACTGGATAATTACCCTTTAAAAGGCATAGACAAATACTTCAGCTTGATCGGTTCCTGCAATGGTTTAACTTGCCTTGCAGATTGTTTATATCCTCAAAGCAACGCTTTCATTCTCTGGAATCCTTCCATTAGCAAGTTCAAAACTCTCCCCAAGCCAAACGTCTCCTTCGAAACCCACGGCGAGTACAACGCCAACATTGGATtcgggtttgattcctgtgcAAATGACTACAAAGTGTTGAGAATTGTGGAACTCGCCAATGATGATGAGCCAGTGATTGAACTATACTCTCTTGCTGCAGATTATTGGAAGATTCTTAACACAGAAGTATTGAAATATGGTATTGTTACTTCTTGCTCACAAGCATTCGTTAATGGAGTTGTCCACTTCATCGCCTATCACAGGAATAAACATGGTAGAACCTGCAAGTTTTGGGTTCTGGGTTTTGATATAAGCAGAGAGGTTTTCCGGGAAATCATTTTGCCCGAAAGTTTTGCAGAGGAGATTAGGTCTGTGCTTGTGTTTAAGGAGTCAACAATTGCTTTATTCACAACAAGCTATTATTATCCTGTGAAGTTCCATCTGTGGGTGATGAGGAAGTATGGCGTTGCAGGGTCATGGATTAAGCTGCTGAGTCTTGGGAATCAATTGAAAGCAATACCGAGAGCATTTGGATTCAGGAAAAGTGGAGAATTAGTTCTACAATTCCATGGAGGAGAGCTTGCTTCATATGATGGAGAGAGCCAGCAGATGAAGTCTCTTAGGATTCATCAGAAACCaggcaattattttttttatagttatgTGCAAAGTCTTGTGCTGTTTGACAAAGCAAATTATGAGCAATGA
- the LOC110622178 gene encoding BTB/POZ domain-containing protein At3g08570 — protein MVSENPFSSSKRSPSPKFSNSFTNRIFSDVAGDITIVVDGDSFLLHKFPLVSRSGKIRKMVADAKDSNVSKMELENFPGGSHTFELAMKFCYSMNFEITPANLAPLRCAAEYLEMTEDYRDENLIERTEVYLNDIVLQSLEKSVEVLSTCEMLPSIAEEVGIPSRCIDAIAINACKEQLVSGLSRLDCDAESTELKSGCIEWWIEDLSVLKIDYYERVICAMCKVGVRSDSIIASLMHYAQTSLKGIGKYQIWNPSKVKQSPSMAENDQCSIMATLVSLLPAEKSSSIPLSFLFGMLRMSIMLDATIACRLELERRIAFRLEMVSLDDLLIPSVRSGDSLFDVDTVHRILVNFLQRIEEENVDCGYESDGLGSSGYGSLLKVGRLIDAYLAEIAPDPYLSLQKFIAMIEILPDYARVIDDGLYRAIDIYLKAHAILSEHESKKLCKFIDCQKLSQEASNHAAQNDRLPVQMTVRVLYFEQLRLKNAISGNSGDGFLSQRISSGVPSAVMSPRDNYASLRRENRELKLEISRMRVRLSELEKEQMYMKQGMIDKSGNGKTFLTSLSKGIGRIGIFSSPTGGRRQKSSRKYRGSEGKPGRNRRSFVS, from the exons ATGGTTTCTGAAaatcctttctcttcttctaAGCGCTCTCCTTCTCCTAAATTCTCCAACTCCTTCACTAACCG AATCTTTTCAGATGTGGCAGGGGACATCACAATTGTTGTGGATGGGGATTCATTTCTACTGCACAAG TTTCCCCTCGTTTCTCGGAGCGGAAAGATACGGAAAATGGTTGCAGATGCCAAGGACTCGAATGTTTCTAAAATGGAGCTTGAAAACTTTCCTGGTGGATCTCATACATTTGAACTTGCCATGAAATTCTGTTATAGCATGAACTTTGAGATCACACCTGCAAATCTCGCCCCTCTGCGCTGCGCTGCCGAGTACCTGGAAATGACAGAAGATTACAGGGATGAAAACCTCATCGAGCGTACAGAGGTTTATCTGAATGATATTGTGCTTCAAAGTCTTGAAAAGTCTGTTGAAGTACTGTCTACTTGTGAGATGCTACCTTCCATAGCAGAGGAGGTGGGAATCCCAAGTAGATGCATTGATGCCATTGCCATTAATGCTTGTAAGGAGCAGTTGGTATCAGGATTGTCTCGGCTAGATTGTGATGCTGAATCTACAGAACTCAAGAGTGGTTGCATTGAGTGGTGGATTGAAGATCTCTCAGTGTTAAAGATTGATTATTATGAAAGAGTTATCTGTGCCATGTGTAAGGTTGGTGTTAGATCCGACAGTATCATTGCCTCTTTAATGCATTATGCTCAGACATCGTTGAAGGGAATTGGGAAGTATCAAATTTGGAATCCATCAAAGGTGAAACAAAGCCCTAGCATGGCGGAAAATGATCAGTGCTCGATCATGGCAACTCTTGTGAGTCTATTACCAGCAGAAAAGAGCTCTTCCATTCCGCTGAGTTTTCTGTTTGGGATGTTAAGGATGTCAATTATGTTAGACGCCACCATTGCCTGTAGACTTGAGCTTGAGAGGAGAATTGCTTTTCGTTTGGAAATGGTTTCGCTTGATGATCTTCTCATACCATCTGTCCGAAGTGGGGattcattatttgatgttgatactGTCCATCGAATACTGGTCAATTTCCTGCAACggattgaagaagaaaatgtGGATTGTGGATATGAATCTGACGGCCTTGGATCTTCAGGCTATGGTTCATTGTTGAAAGTGGGAAGGCTTATTGATGCATATCTAGCAGAAATTGCTCCTGATCCATATCTGAGTTTGCAGAAATTTATTGCTATGATTGAGATACTGCCTGATTATGCTCGTGTGATCGATGACGGGCTTTACAGAGCAATTGACATATATTTGAAG GCTCATGCAATTTTATCTGAACATGAAAGCAAGAAGCTCTGCAAGTTCATAGACTGCCAAAAATTATCTCAAGAAGCAAGCAATCACGCTGCACAGAATGATCGACTGCCGGTACAAATGACGGTGAGAGTACTCTATTTTGAGCAACTCCGATTAAAGAATGCAATATCTGGAAATTCTGGAGATGGGTTTCTGTCGCAGAGAATAAGCAGTGGTGTCCCAAGTGCAGTCATGTCTCCTAGAGATAATTATGCTTCTTTACGGAGGGAAAACCGAGAGCTTAAGCTTGAGATATCAAGAATGCGAGTGAGGCTAAGCGAGTTGGAGAAGGAGCAGATGTACATGAAACAAGGGATGATAGATAAGTCAGGGAATGGAAAAACTTTTCTCACTTCGCTTTCTAAAGGGATTGGAAGGATCGGAATTTTCAGCAGTCCAACCGGAGGACGGCGAC